One Brassica napus cultivar Da-Ae chromosome A1, Da-Ae, whole genome shotgun sequence genomic region harbors:
- the LOC106440635 gene encoding putative cysteine-rich repeat secretory protein 37: MPILTLHYKSKPLLKSNKQSITMKFTYSLSKRSFPPILAIQLLIIHSVSSLNLTNEYLNHKCILNQGEYNSGSQYEDNLNWIFREMRTRLYAITGFSHISVGKTTTDFVVVTTQCRGDTYESNCRTCLDTAIAGFRKRCPSNKGGIIWYNQCLLYISTIKEKIPIKTNYKNIFSMHNPNNVRGDAKLFAMRAMDFLSELILKVEKTTKYRLIFYAAGEKKLGKNKLYAMVQCLDLRIDCKRCLAWSITKLFKNDDIKQGARVLGTDCNVRYELYPFLRS; this comes from the exons ATGCCAATATTAACACTTCATTATAAAAGTAAACCTTTACTTAAAAGTAATAAACAATCAATAACAATGAAATTTACATATTCCCTATCCAAACGATCTTTTCCTCCTATTTTAGCTATACAACTCCTCATCATACATAGTGTTTCATCATTAAACCTTACCAATGAGTATCTCAACCACAAATGCATTCTTAATCAAGGGGAATATAACTCTGGAAGTCAGTACGAGGACAACCTCAACTGGATCTTCCGTGAAATGCGTACACGTCTTTATGCTATTACCGGTTTCTCACACATAAGTGTTGGAAAAACGACAACCGATTTTGTTGTCGTCACTACCCAGTGTCGTGGTGACACTTATGAATCTAATTGCCGTACATGCCTTGACACAGCAATTGCAGGG TTTCGTAAGAGATGTCCAAGTAACAAAGGAGGAATAATATGGTACAATCAATGTCTTCTCTATATTAGTACGATCAAAGAAAAAATTCCAATCAAGACTAAttacaagaatattttttctatgCACAACCCAAATAACGTGAGAGGGGACGCAAAACTGTTCGCCATGAGGGCGATGGATTTTTTGTCTGAGCTAATACTTAAAGTCGAGAAAACCACCAAGTATAGACTCATATTTTACGCTGCGGGGGAAAAGAAGCTcggtaaaaataaattatatgcaATGGTGCAGTGTTTAGATCTAAGAATAGATTGTAAAAGATGTTTGGCATGGAGTATCACAAAGCTTTTCAAGAACGATGACATTAAACAAGGAGCGAGAGTTTTGGGTACAGACTGTAATGTAAGGTATGAGCTATACCCTTTTCTTAGGAGTTAA
- the LOC106440629 gene encoding putative cysteine-rich repeat secretory protein 35 isoform X2 codes for MKFPYSLSKQFSIPILVMKFLIIQSVLSLNLTNEYLNHKCLNQGKYKSGSEYENNLNSIFHDFSTSDYAETGFLDASLGKTTADSVTVTLQCRGDSYRSNCRTCVDTAILGFHKRCPSNKGGIIWYDQCLLYITTIKVKSPFKINYENIFSMHNPNNVREDAKLFAMRVRDFFSELTLKVKKITNNGLLNFYAAGEKKLGKNKLYAMVQCIELTRDCKSCLAWSITKLFKNNDIKQGGRVLGTNCNVRI; via the exons atgaAATTTCCATATTCTCTATCCAAACAATTTTCGATCCCTATTTTGGTCATGAAATTCCTCATCATACAAAGTGTTTTGTCACTGAACCTTACCAATGAGTATCTCAACCACAAATGCCTCAATCAAGGGAAATATAAATCTGGAAGTGAGTACGAGAACAATCTCAACTCGATCTTTCACGACTTTTCTACTAGTGATTATGCTGAAACCGGTTTCTTAGACGCAAGTCTTGGAAAAACGACAGCCGATTCTGTTACTGTCACTCTCCAGTGTCGTGGTGACTCTTATAGATCTAATTGTCGTACATGCGTTGACACTGCAATTTTGGGG TTTCATAAGAGATGTCCAAGTAACAAAGGAGGAATAATATGGTACGATCAATGTCTTCTCTATATTACTACAATCAAAGTAAAGAGTCCATTCAAGATTAATTACGAGAACATTTTTTCTATGCACAACCCAAATAACGTGAGAGAGGATGCAAAACTGTTTGCTATGAGGGTGAGGGATTTTTTCTCTGAGCTAACACTTAAAGTCAAGAAAATCACCAATAACGGTCTTCTCAATTTTTACGCGGCGGGAGAAAAGAAGCtcggaaaaaataaattatatgcaATGGTGCAATGTATAGAACTAACAAGAGATTGTAAAAGTTGTTTGGCATGGAGTATCACAAAGCTTTTTAAAAACAACGACATTAAACAAGGTGGGAGAGTTTTGGGTACGAATTGTAATGTAAG AATTTAA
- the LOC106440629 gene encoding putative cysteine-rich repeat secretory protein 35 isoform X1: protein MKFPYSLSKQFSIPILVMKFLIIQSVLSLNLTNEYLNHKCLNQGKYKSGSEYENNLNSIFHDFSTSDYAETGFLDASLGKTTADSVTVTLQCRGDSYRSNCRTCVDTAILGFHKRCPSNKGGIIWYDQCLLYITTIKVKSPFKINYENIFSMHNPNNVREDAKLFAMRVRDFFSELTLKVKKITNNGLLNFYAAGEKKLGKNKLYAMVQCIELTRDCKSCLAWSITKLFKNNDIKQGGRVLGTNCNVRYELYPFLRS from the exons atgaAATTTCCATATTCTCTATCCAAACAATTTTCGATCCCTATTTTGGTCATGAAATTCCTCATCATACAAAGTGTTTTGTCACTGAACCTTACCAATGAGTATCTCAACCACAAATGCCTCAATCAAGGGAAATATAAATCTGGAAGTGAGTACGAGAACAATCTCAACTCGATCTTTCACGACTTTTCTACTAGTGATTATGCTGAAACCGGTTTCTTAGACGCAAGTCTTGGAAAAACGACAGCCGATTCTGTTACTGTCACTCTCCAGTGTCGTGGTGACTCTTATAGATCTAATTGTCGTACATGCGTTGACACTGCAATTTTGGGG TTTCATAAGAGATGTCCAAGTAACAAAGGAGGAATAATATGGTACGATCAATGTCTTCTCTATATTACTACAATCAAAGTAAAGAGTCCATTCAAGATTAATTACGAGAACATTTTTTCTATGCACAACCCAAATAACGTGAGAGAGGATGCAAAACTGTTTGCTATGAGGGTGAGGGATTTTTTCTCTGAGCTAACACTTAAAGTCAAGAAAATCACCAATAACGGTCTTCTCAATTTTTACGCGGCGGGAGAAAAGAAGCtcggaaaaaataaattatatgcaATGGTGCAATGTATAGAACTAACAAGAGATTGTAAAAGTTGTTTGGCATGGAGTATCACAAAGCTTTTTAAAAACAACGACATTAAACAAGGTGGGAGAGTTTTGGGTACGAATTGTAATGTAAGGTATGAGCTATACCCTTTTCTTAGAAGTTAA
- the LOC106440644 gene encoding putative cysteine-rich repeat secretory protein 37: MKFSYSLSKQFSLPILILQFLIIHSVSSLNLTNEYLNHKCFLNQGKYKSGSQYEENLNWIFDDIRTSPYALTGFSHLSVGKTPADFVAVTSQCRGDTYESKCRTCIDTVISGFSKRCPSNKGGIIWYDQCLLYINTIKEKDPAPTNYKNIFSMHNPNNMRGDAKLFAMRVMDFFSELTLKVKKTTKYSLIFYAAGEKKLGKNKLYAMVQCLELTMDCKGCLTWSILKLFENNEIKQGARVLGTDCDLRYELYPFLRS, translated from the exons atgaAATTTTCATATTCTCTATCCAAACAATTTTCTTTGCCTATTTTGATCCTACAATTCCTCATCATACATAGTGTTTCATCATTAAACCTTACCAATGAGTATCTCAACCACAAATGCTTCCTTAATCAAGGGAAATATAAGTCTGGAAGTCAGTACGAGGAAAACCTCAACTGGATTTTCGATGATATTCGTACAAGTCCTTATGCTTTAACAGGTTTCTCACACTTAAGTGTTGGAAAAACACCAGCCGAttttgttgctgtcacttcccaGTGTCGTGGTGACACTTATGAGTCTAAATGTCGTACATGCATTGATACCGTAATTTCAGGG TTTAGTAAGAGATGTCCGAGTAACAAAGGAGGGATAATATGGTACGATCAATGTCTTCTCTATATTAATACGATCAAAGAAAAAGATCCTGCCCCGACTAAttacaagaatattttttctatgCATAACCCAAATAACATGAGAGGGGATGCAAAACTGTTCGCCATGAGGGTGATGGATTTTTTCTCTGAGCTAACACTTAAAGTCAAGAAAACCACCAAGTATAGCCTCATATTTTACGCGGCAGGGGAAAAGAAGCtcggaaaaaataaattatatgcaATGGTGCAATGTTTAGAACTAACAATGGATTGCAAAGGTTGTTTGACTTGGAGTATCTTAAAGCTTTTCGAAAACAATGAGATTAAACAAGGAGCGCGAGTTTTGGGTACGGACTGTGATTTAAGGTATGAGCTATACCCTTTTCTTAGGAGTTAA
- the LOC106374287 gene encoding putative cysteine-rich repeat secretory protein 37, translating to MKFSYPLSKRFFLPILSIQFLIIHSVSSLNLTNEYLNHKCLLNQGKYKLGSKYEKNLNMIFDDIRTSHDDITGYSHSSVGRTTADFVVVVTQCRGDSYGSKCRTCIDTAITGFRKRCPSNKGGIIWYDQCLLYISTIEEKNPVSTNYKNTFSMYNPNNVRGDAKLFAMRVMDFFSELTLKVHKSAKHSRIIFYAAGEKKLGKNKLYAMVQCLEHIMDCKSCLTWSISKLFENNNIKQGGRVLGTECDVRYELYPFVRS from the exons ATGAAATTTTCATATCCTCTATCCAAACGATTTTTTTTGCCTATTTTGTCCATACAATTCCTCATCATACATAGTGTCTCATCATTAAACCTTACCAATGAGTATCTCAACCACAAATGCCTTCTTAATCAAGGAAAATATAAGCTTGGAAGTAAGTACGAGAAAAACCTCAACATGATCTTTGATGACATTCGTACTAGTCATGATGATATAACCGGTTACTCACACTCAAGTGTTGGAAGAACGACAGCCGATTTTGTTGTCGTCGTTACCCAGTGTCGTGGTGACTCTTATGGGTCTAAATGCCGTACATGCATTGACACCGCAATTACAGGG TTTCGTAAGAGATGTCCGAGTAACAAAGGAGGAATAATATGGTACGATCAATGTCTTCTCTATATTAGTACGATTGAAGAAAAAAATCCAGTCTCGACTAACTATAAGAATACTTTTTCTATGTACAACCCAAATAACGTGAGGGGGGATGCAAAACTGTTTGCCATGAGGGTGATGGATTTTTTCTCTGAACTAACACTTAAAGTCCACAAATCCGCCAAGCATAGTCGTATCATATTTTACGCGGCAGGAGAAAAGAAGCtcggaaaaaataaattatatgcaATGGTGCAATGTTTAGAACATATAATGGATTGTAAAAGTTGTTTGACATGGAGTATCTCAAAGCTTTTCGAAAACAACAACATTAAACAAGGAGGGAGAGTTTTGGGTACGGAGTGTGATGTAAGGTATGAGCTATACCCTTTTGTTAGGAGTTGA
- the LOC106440611 gene encoding uncharacterized protein LOC106440611: MSSHSSIQEACFNVCCSSPFSSHSMTQKQEQEEEEELEFSVITPGASFLTKDIKFTSQESLPPLRTSFYDLITAFPDYLQTNQADHIRSTEYQNLSCSSRHVLLSHTSQQQPLFSYSQFRQLSGLNNSLFTLSSTQVSSGEEMLSLAREESQFQTRMRKRLMSFMNLEESEYDMILTQDRSSAFKILAELYSFKTNPNLLTVYNYEDEAVESMIRISEKKGVKPKSAEFSWPSTGIVSEKLKRTILRSKKRSKEDKRGLFVFPLQSLVTGASYSYSWMSLAQENQWHVLLDTSALGSKDMDTLGLSLFRPDFLICSFTEFLGHDDDDDLTGFGCLFVKKSSSQALSEEEAVTDPANLTVVKAEPNWIMLQNDETTLEDHNKASTSATEIEEDDKAIIEFRGLDHADSLGLILITRRLKSLTLWLVRALTCLKHPGSHQTETPLVKICGPKTRSDRGASVSFNVFDWQGEKVDPLMVERLAEREKVGLRCAYLQKIGSVGNKKRRDGESMSLRVSVVSVRLGVMTNFDDVFRVWGFVSRFLDADFVEKEKWRKKALEKEKKTNERRNSLRAF, from the coding sequence ATGAGTTCACACTCCTCCATACAAGAAGCTTGCTTTAATGTCTGCTGCTCATCACCATTCTCATCTCACTCCATGACTcagaaacaagaacaagaagaagaagaagagctcgAGTTCTCAGTAATCACACCAGGAGCTTCGTTTCTAACAAAAGACATCAAATTCACTAGCCAAGAatctctccctcctctccgcACATCTTTCTACGACCTCATCACAGCTTTTCCTGATTACTTGCAGACGAATCAAGCCGATCATATCCGATCTACAGAGTACCAAAACCTCTCGTGCTCCTCTCGCCACGTGTTGTTATCCCACACAAGCCAGCAACAGCCCTTGTTCTCATACTCCCAGTTCCGACAACTCTCCGGTTTGAATAACTCTCTCTTTACCTTGTCTTCCACGCAAGTGAGCTCCGGTGAAGAAATGTTATCGCTCGCGAGAGAAGAGTCTCAGTTTCAGACAAGGATGAGGAAGAGACTCATGAGTTTTATGAATCTTGAAGAATCTGAATACGATATGATCCTAACTCAAGACCGCTCCTCTGCTTTCAAGATTCTAGCGGAACTCTACTCTTTCAAAACAAACCCGAATCTCCTCACTGTCTACAACTACGAAGACGAAGCAGTGGAAAGCATGATCAGAATCTCGGAGAAGAAGGGTGTAAAGCCCAAATCAGCAGAGTTCTCGTGGCCGAGCACAGGGATAGTGTCTGAGAAGCTGAAGAGGACGATCTTGAGGAGTAAGAAAAGAAGTAAAGAAGACAAAAGAGGACTCTTTGTGTTTCCGCTTCAGTCTCTTGTCACAGGAGCTTCGTATTCTTACTCGTGGATGAGTTTAGCTCAAGAGAACCAATGGCATGTGTTGCTTGACACCTCTGCTTTGGGTTCTAAAGACATGGACACTTTAGGTCTTTCTCTGTTCCGACCAGATTTTTTGATATGTTCTTTTACAGAGTTTTTAGggcatgatgatgatgatgatcttacTGGTTTCGGTTGCTTGTTCGTCAAGAAATCTAGCTCTCAAGCTTtgtcagaagaagaagcagtcACGGATCCTGCAAATCTCACGGTAGTAAAAGCGGAGCCAAATTGGATAATGTTACAAAATGACGAAACTACCCTTGAGGACCACAACAAGGCGTCCACGTCTGCCACTGAAATCGAGGAAGACGACAAAGCAATAATTGAGTTTCGAGGTTTAGATCACGCGGACTCTCTCGGGCTGATACTGATCACTCGAAGGTTGAAGTCGTTGACTTTATGGCTGGTCCGAGCGCTGACGTGTCTGAAACATCCAGGCTCTCATCAAACGGAGACGCCTCTGGTGAAAATCTGCGGACCGAAGACGAGATCTGACCGAGGAGCGTCGGTTTCGTTCAATGTCTTCGACTGGCAAGGAGAGAAGGTTGATCCTTTGATGGTGGAGAGGCTGGCGGAGAGGGAGAAGGTCGGTTTGCGATGCGCGTATTTGCAGAAGATTGGTAGCGTGGGAAACAAGAAAcgaagagatggagagagtaTGAGTTTGAGAGTGTCAGTGGTGAGTGTTAGGTTAGGGGTTATGACGAACTTTGATGAtgtttttagggtttgggggtTTGTGTCGAGGTTCTTGGATGCTGATTTTGTTGAGAAAGAGAAGTGGAGAAAGAAAGCtcttgagaaagaaaaaaaaacaaatgagagGCGTAATAGTTTGAGAGCCTTTTGA
- the LOC106440583 gene encoding SPX domain-containing membrane protein At4g22990 isoform X1 has product MVAFGKKLKERSIQEWQGYYINYKLMKKKVNQYGRQLQGGNLERRQVLKDFSKMLDNQIEKVALFMLEQQGLLASRLQRLRESHDALQEEPEISHIAYLKDGYRAVGHDLLKLLFFVEMNAIGVRKILKKFDKRFGYRFTNYYVKTRANHPYSELQQVYKHVGLGAVVGAVSRNLHELQNNQGSYLSIYDQPVLPLQDPVVDSIRAAVDRLTHSTNFLNFMAQHAFIMQQELPSPQDEEEAVEEDKRYHFMSLLLNLVNTFLYMVNTYIIVPTADDYSMSLGAAATVCGVVIGAMAVAQLFSSVYFSAWSNKSYFKPLIFSSIVLFIGNLLYALAFDFNSIAVLLIGRLFCGLGSARAVNRRYISDCVPLKIRMQASAGFVSASALGMACGPALAGLLQTKFKIYKLTFNQNTLPGWVMAIAWLMYLVWLAISFREPVLEPEESHSTSKDSNNSEAVQDGNLESGIKQPLLITSEEIEEQIEDEDDSEEASEESRAPVNSIGAAYRLLTPSVKVQLLIYFMLKYAMEILLSESSVVTTYYFGWSTSSVAIFLACLGLTVLPVNIVIGSYISNMFEDRQILLVSEIMVCVGILFSFNVLVPYTVPQYVCSGLIMFVSAEVLEGVNLSLLSRVMSSRLSRGTYNGGLLSTEAGTIARVIADVTITVAGYFGRDMLLNVTLLPSLVTCVVSIVATCFTYNSLY; this is encoded by the exons ATGGTCGCCTTTGGGAAAAAGCTCAAAGAACGTAGCATTCAAGAATGGCAAGG ATATTACATCAACTACAaactgatgaagaagaaagtgaatcAATACGGTCGCCAGTTACAAGGAGGGAACCTAGAGCGTCGCCAAGTTCTCAAAGATTTCTCAAAGATGCTTGATAACCAG ATCGAGAAAGTCGCATTGTTCATGTTGGAGCAACAAGGGTTACTTGCAAGTAGGCTACAGAGGCTGAGGGAGTCACACGATGCTCTCCAAGAGGAGCCTGAGATATCTCACATAGCTTATCTAAAGGACGGTTATAGAGCTGTTGGTCATGATCTTCTCAAGCTCTTGTTCTTCGTTGAGATGAATGCTATTGGTGTCCGTAAGATACTCAAGAAGTTCGATAAACGGTTTGGTTACAGATTCACAAACTATTATGTCAAGACTCGCGCTAACCATCCTTACTCTGAACTTCAGCAAGTCTATAAACATGTT GGTCTTGGGGCTGTTGTTGGAGCTGTGTCTCGCAACCTTCATGAGCTTCAAAACAATCAAGGAAGCTACTTATCCATCTATGATCAGCCTGTTCTTCCACTTCAAGATCCTGTAGTTGACTCCATTAGAGCAGCAGTGGATAGACTAACACACTCAACAAACTTCTTGAACTTCATGGCTCAGCACGCGTTTATCATGCAACAAGAGTTACCTAGTCCACAAGACGAGGAAGAAGCCGTTGAAGAGGACAAGAGATATCACTTCATGTCTCTCTTGTTGAATCTTGTCAACACGTTTCTCTATATGGTTAATACTTATATCATCGTCCCTACAGCAGATGACTATTCCATGAGTCTCGGTGCAGCAGCAACTGTGTGTGGTGTCGTGATTGGTGCTATGGCTGTGGCTCAGCTCTTCTCTTCGGTTTACTTCAGCGCATGGTCTAATAAATCTTACTTCAAACCGCTTATATTCAGTAGCATTGTCCTCTTCATTGGTAACTTGTTATATGCATTGGCTTTTGACTTTAACTCAATAGCTGTTCTCTTGATCGGCCGGCTTTTCTGTGG ATTGGGATCGGCCAGAGCAGTGAACAGGAGATATATAAGTGACTGTGTACCGTTAAAGATCAGGATGCAGGCTTCAGCTGGTTTTGTAAGTGCAAGTGCTCTAGGAATGGCGTGTGGTCCTGCGCTTGCTGGTCTATTACAGACCAAATTCAAGATCTATAAGCTTACGTTTAACCAAAACACATTGCCTGGTTGGGTTATGGCTATTGCTTGGCTTATGTACTTAGTCTGGTTAGCTATTTCGTTCCGGGAGCCGGTACTTGAGCCTGAGGAGAGTCATAGTACTTCAAAGGATTCTAATAACTCTG aagctgttcaagatgggaATCTGGAGTCAGGCATTAAACAGCCATTGCTGATCACATCAGAAGAAATAGAAGAACAgattgaagatgaagatgatagtGAAGAAGCTTCTGAGGAATCTCGTGCACCTGTGAACTCCATTGGAGCTGCTTATAGGTTACTTACACCTTCAGTAAAG GTTCAACTATTAATATACTTCATGCTCAAGTATGCAATGGAGATTCTTCTCTCTGAATCTAGTGTCGTCACCACTTACTACTTCGGTTGGTCCACTAGCTCGGTTGCTATCTTCTTGGCTTGTCTCGGTCTCACGGTTCTTCCTGTAAACATCGTTATTGGAAGCTATATCAGCAACATGTTTGAAGACCG GCAAATTCTGTTGGTGTCGGAGATTATGGTTTGTGTCGGAATACTATTCAGCTTCAATGTCCTTGTTCCATACACTGTACCACAATACGTTTGCTCCGGACTCATCATGTTTGTTTCTGCAGAAGTTCTTGAAG GTGTTAACTTGTCGTTGCTCTCGAGGGTTATGTCGTCGAGGCTATCGAGGGGGACTTACAACGGAGGTTTGCTTTCGACGGAGGCAGGCACGATCGCACGTGTGATTGCCGACGTGACTATTACCGTCGCCGGTTACTTTGGGCGGGATATGCTTTTGAATGTCACTTTACTTCCCTCTCTGGTCACTTGTGTTGTGTCCATCGTAGCTACTTGTTTTACTTATAACTCCTTGTACTAG
- the LOC106440583 gene encoding SPX domain-containing membrane protein At4g22990 isoform X2, with amino-acid sequence MVAFGKKLKERSIQEWQGYYINYKLMKKKVNQYGRQLQGGNLERRQVLKDFSKMLDNQIEKVALFMLEQQGLLASRLQRLRESHDALQEEPEISHIAYLKDGYRAVGHDLLKLLFFVEMNAIGVRKILKKFDKRFGYRFTNYYVKTRANHPYSELQQVYKHVGLGAVVGAVSRNLHELQNNQGSYLSIYDQPVLPLQDPVVDSIRAAVDRLTHSTNFLNFMAQHAFIMQQELPSPQDEEEAVEEDKRYHFMSLLLNLVNTFLYMVNTYIIVPTADDYSMSLGAAATVCGVVIGAMAVAQLFSSVYFSAWSNKSYFKPLIFSSIVLFIGNLLYALAFDFNSIAVLLIGRLFCGLGSARAVNRRYISDCVPLKIRMQASAGFVSASALGMACGPALAGLLQTKFKIYKLTFNQNTLPGWVMAIAWLMYLVWLAISFREPVLEPEESHSTSKDSNNSAVQDGNLESGIKQPLLITSEEIEEQIEDEDDSEEASEESRAPVNSIGAAYRLLTPSVKVQLLIYFMLKYAMEILLSESSVVTTYYFGWSTSSVAIFLACLGLTVLPVNIVIGSYISNMFEDRQILLVSEIMVCVGILFSFNVLVPYTVPQYVCSGLIMFVSAEVLEGVNLSLLSRVMSSRLSRGTYNGGLLSTEAGTIARVIADVTITVAGYFGRDMLLNVTLLPSLVTCVVSIVATCFTYNSLY; translated from the exons ATGGTCGCCTTTGGGAAAAAGCTCAAAGAACGTAGCATTCAAGAATGGCAAGG ATATTACATCAACTACAaactgatgaagaagaaagtgaatcAATACGGTCGCCAGTTACAAGGAGGGAACCTAGAGCGTCGCCAAGTTCTCAAAGATTTCTCAAAGATGCTTGATAACCAG ATCGAGAAAGTCGCATTGTTCATGTTGGAGCAACAAGGGTTACTTGCAAGTAGGCTACAGAGGCTGAGGGAGTCACACGATGCTCTCCAAGAGGAGCCTGAGATATCTCACATAGCTTATCTAAAGGACGGTTATAGAGCTGTTGGTCATGATCTTCTCAAGCTCTTGTTCTTCGTTGAGATGAATGCTATTGGTGTCCGTAAGATACTCAAGAAGTTCGATAAACGGTTTGGTTACAGATTCACAAACTATTATGTCAAGACTCGCGCTAACCATCCTTACTCTGAACTTCAGCAAGTCTATAAACATGTT GGTCTTGGGGCTGTTGTTGGAGCTGTGTCTCGCAACCTTCATGAGCTTCAAAACAATCAAGGAAGCTACTTATCCATCTATGATCAGCCTGTTCTTCCACTTCAAGATCCTGTAGTTGACTCCATTAGAGCAGCAGTGGATAGACTAACACACTCAACAAACTTCTTGAACTTCATGGCTCAGCACGCGTTTATCATGCAACAAGAGTTACCTAGTCCACAAGACGAGGAAGAAGCCGTTGAAGAGGACAAGAGATATCACTTCATGTCTCTCTTGTTGAATCTTGTCAACACGTTTCTCTATATGGTTAATACTTATATCATCGTCCCTACAGCAGATGACTATTCCATGAGTCTCGGTGCAGCAGCAACTGTGTGTGGTGTCGTGATTGGTGCTATGGCTGTGGCTCAGCTCTTCTCTTCGGTTTACTTCAGCGCATGGTCTAATAAATCTTACTTCAAACCGCTTATATTCAGTAGCATTGTCCTCTTCATTGGTAACTTGTTATATGCATTGGCTTTTGACTTTAACTCAATAGCTGTTCTCTTGATCGGCCGGCTTTTCTGTGG ATTGGGATCGGCCAGAGCAGTGAACAGGAGATATATAAGTGACTGTGTACCGTTAAAGATCAGGATGCAGGCTTCAGCTGGTTTTGTAAGTGCAAGTGCTCTAGGAATGGCGTGTGGTCCTGCGCTTGCTGGTCTATTACAGACCAAATTCAAGATCTATAAGCTTACGTTTAACCAAAACACATTGCCTGGTTGGGTTATGGCTATTGCTTGGCTTATGTACTTAGTCTGGTTAGCTATTTCGTTCCGGGAGCCGGTACTTGAGCCTGAGGAGAGTCATAGTACTTCAAAGGATTCTAATAACTCTG ctgttcaagatgggaATCTGGAGTCAGGCATTAAACAGCCATTGCTGATCACATCAGAAGAAATAGAAGAACAgattgaagatgaagatgatagtGAAGAAGCTTCTGAGGAATCTCGTGCACCTGTGAACTCCATTGGAGCTGCTTATAGGTTACTTACACCTTCAGTAAAG GTTCAACTATTAATATACTTCATGCTCAAGTATGCAATGGAGATTCTTCTCTCTGAATCTAGTGTCGTCACCACTTACTACTTCGGTTGGTCCACTAGCTCGGTTGCTATCTTCTTGGCTTGTCTCGGTCTCACGGTTCTTCCTGTAAACATCGTTATTGGAAGCTATATCAGCAACATGTTTGAAGACCG GCAAATTCTGTTGGTGTCGGAGATTATGGTTTGTGTCGGAATACTATTCAGCTTCAATGTCCTTGTTCCATACACTGTACCACAATACGTTTGCTCCGGACTCATCATGTTTGTTTCTGCAGAAGTTCTTGAAG GTGTTAACTTGTCGTTGCTCTCGAGGGTTATGTCGTCGAGGCTATCGAGGGGGACTTACAACGGAGGTTTGCTTTCGACGGAGGCAGGCACGATCGCACGTGTGATTGCCGACGTGACTATTACCGTCGCCGGTTACTTTGGGCGGGATATGCTTTTGAATGTCACTTTACTTCCCTCTCTGGTCACTTGTGTTGTGTCCATCGTAGCTACTTGTTTTACTTATAACTCCTTGTACTAG